A genome region from Candidatus Tanganyikabacteria bacterium includes the following:
- a CDS encoding purine-binding chemotaxis protein CheW codes for MDEAGVPEPSLDEILTAARARAYSGQFALEEEEALPMVVVLLDGLPFGIAGGPAKEIVASPRITPVPGAPGVIRGVILLRGEVEAVVDLRCVLGLAPSELRDAARVVMVEGQALRAGLLVDAVEDVTEVPGGELKPSVASFDDRLRRLAGGTFHYHGRDTVVLDVERILSEALDAGGAA; via the coding sequence ATGGACGAGGCCGGCGTTCCCGAACCGTCTCTCGACGAGATCCTGACGGCGGCCCGCGCGCGTGCCTACTCTGGCCAGTTCGCCCTCGAGGAAGAAGAGGCGCTGCCGATGGTGGTGGTGCTGCTCGACGGCCTGCCGTTCGGCATCGCCGGCGGACCGGCGAAGGAAATCGTGGCGTCGCCCCGCATCACGCCGGTGCCGGGCGCGCCGGGCGTCATTCGCGGCGTCATCCTGCTGCGGGGCGAAGTCGAGGCCGTGGTGGACCTTCGCTGCGTGCTCGGCCTCGCCCCGTCCGAACTGCGCGACGCGGCGCGGGTCGTGATGGTGGAAGGGCAGGCCCTGCGGGCCGGTCTGCTGGTCGATGCGGTCGAGGACGTGACGGAGGTCCCCGGGGGCGAGCTGAAGCCCAGCGTGGCGAGCTTCGACGATCGCTTGCGGCGGCTCGCGGGCGGGACGTTTCACTACCACGGCCGGGACACGGTCGTGCTGGACGTCGAACGGATCCTCTCCGAAGCGCTGGATGCCGGGGGCGCCGCATGA
- a CDS encoding chemotaxis protein CheW has translation MSDIRLVFFRLGAFSAALPAAQVESVLAPSEGAPLALGGKPLHVTDARQVFRLGPDSSGGQAARVIVVRRGERRFGLRVDALGDLRPAAVEDFRALPALVERLRPTPALVAILVNSPDPVFVLDAWRLPGALGALGRVGLPVRDAP, from the coding sequence ATGAGCGACATCCGCCTGGTCTTCTTCCGGCTCGGCGCTTTCTCGGCCGCTCTGCCCGCGGCGCAGGTCGAGAGCGTCCTCGCGCCATCCGAGGGCGCGCCCCTGGCGCTCGGCGGCAAGCCCCTGCATGTCACCGACGCTCGCCAGGTCTTCCGACTGGGCCCAGACTCGTCCGGCGGGCAGGCCGCGCGGGTCATCGTCGTGCGCCGGGGGGAGCGGCGCTTCGGCCTGCGGGTCGATGCGCTGGGCGACCTGCGCCCGGCCGCCGTCGAGGATTTCCGGGCCCTGCCGGCCCTCGTCGAGCGCCTCCGCCCGACGCCCGCCCTCGTCGCCATCCTCGTGAACTCCCCGGACCCCGTCTTCGTCCTCGATGCCTGGCGGTTGCCGGGCGCGCTCGGCGCGCTCGGGAGAGTCGGGTTGCCAGTGAGGGATGCGCCGTGA
- a CDS encoding chemotaxis protein, whose amino-acid sequence MSSLEVAVAVFALLAGFGLGQWRGLRVARAAEAARRAALEAEHAARIRDLEVRLANSTERQAEAVARTTATLEELVGVSATIADTTQRVVAQADETLAEVEDGVEAVGLTVAKMQEILDKNEAAIGEILALGRRAEQIGEIMAFINHITDQTKLIAFNAALEAAGAGPAGKRFGVVAAEIRRLAESIVESTDEIKAAITQMQEDTNELVGSSEESAKRLQDGFRHTEATALALHEIQERARNTAESAKQIAQAARRQQDASRRVLAALQDMAVSLREALGNGHGTARDLDDVASELRGLTDRLRAAEEAGATVAAAPAEGVQSPL is encoded by the coding sequence GTGAGCAGTCTCGAAGTAGCCGTGGCGGTGTTCGCCCTGCTGGCCGGCTTCGGGCTCGGCCAGTGGCGCGGGCTGCGGGTGGCCCGCGCCGCCGAAGCGGCGCGCCGGGCCGCCCTGGAAGCCGAGCACGCCGCCCGGATCCGCGACCTGGAAGTCCGCCTGGCGAATTCGACCGAACGCCAGGCCGAGGCGGTGGCGCGCACGACGGCGACCCTCGAGGAACTCGTGGGCGTCTCGGCCACCATCGCGGACACCACGCAGCGCGTCGTGGCGCAGGCGGACGAGACCCTCGCCGAGGTCGAGGACGGCGTGGAGGCCGTGGGCCTGACGGTCGCCAAGATGCAGGAGATCCTCGACAAGAACGAGGCGGCGATCGGCGAGATCCTCGCCCTGGGCCGCCGCGCCGAGCAGATCGGCGAGATCATGGCGTTCATCAACCACATCACCGACCAGACGAAGCTCATCGCCTTCAACGCCGCGCTGGAAGCGGCCGGCGCCGGGCCGGCGGGCAAGCGCTTCGGCGTCGTCGCCGCCGAGATCCGCCGCCTCGCCGAAAGCATCGTCGAGTCCACCGACGAGATCAAGGCGGCGATCACCCAGATGCAGGAGGATACCAACGAGCTGGTCGGCTCGAGCGAGGAGTCGGCCAAGCGCCTGCAGGACGGCTTCCGCCACACCGAGGCTACCGCCCTGGCCCTCCACGAGATCCAGGAGCGGGCGCGCAACACCGCCGAGAGCGCCAAGCAGATCGCCCAAGCGGCGCGCCGGCAACAGGACGCCAGCCGGCGCGTCCTGGCGGCCCTCCAGGACATGGCGGTGTCGCTGCGCGAGGCGCTCGGCAACGGGCACGGCACGGCACGCGACCTCGACGACGTGGCCTCCGAGCTGCGAGGCCTCACCGACCGCCTGCGCGCCGCCGAGGAAGCCGGCGCAACGGTGGCCGCGGCGCCGGCCGAAGGAGTACAATCCCCTCTATGA
- a CDS encoding tetratricopeptide repeat protein, with translation MIQQEQQATPALELAQFVARTYGRVFDAELAERLLERVVRDGEDERAVVHRLGDAPEDSPERRALTELVTVGETYFFRERTQFDVLESEILPALAARVGDRPLRVWCAGSSTGEEAYSVAIVALRVLGAQARKRLQIVGSDLNPSYVERARKGVFLRRSFRGVGPEQLADHLVEAEGGFRVTDLVRDMVEFRVHNLMNGGSYLDFLGGAVDLVLCRNVCFYFDKEAFRAVNRKLAEVVAPGGYLLLGAAETVLHDSGALRLEKHGATFLYHKPEGAPAGLPPDMPVPPAVRRAEFRRATGILGQPAQRPFHGGTGPLTPLPFRADVEEELPPEEGRLGQALILIDMGDYAGASVLCHSALEEDPFRPAAHFLLGLARRLQGSFQEAVHQFRAAAYLQPDDWLAPFHLAESYRALSRRDEAIREYRSCLARMEAGGPEPAPALLGGFAPEYFKRASTRQIERLEAGT, from the coding sequence ATGATCCAGCAAGAGCAGCAAGCCACCCCGGCGCTGGAGCTCGCGCAGTTCGTCGCTCGCACCTACGGCCGCGTCTTCGACGCCGAGCTGGCCGAGCGCCTGCTGGAGCGCGTGGTCCGCGACGGCGAGGACGAGCGGGCCGTGGTGCACAGGCTGGGGGACGCGCCCGAGGATAGCCCGGAGCGCCGCGCCCTGACCGAGCTGGTGACGGTCGGCGAGACCTACTTCTTCCGCGAGCGCACGCAGTTCGACGTCCTGGAGTCCGAGATCCTGCCGGCGCTTGCCGCCCGGGTGGGAGATCGCCCGCTCCGCGTCTGGTGCGCCGGGTCCTCCACCGGCGAGGAGGCGTACTCGGTCGCCATCGTGGCGCTGCGGGTCCTGGGCGCCCAGGCGCGCAAGCGCCTCCAGATCGTCGGATCGGACCTTAATCCGAGCTACGTCGAGCGCGCCCGCAAGGGGGTGTTCCTGCGGCGGAGCTTCCGCGGCGTCGGGCCGGAGCAATTGGCCGATCACCTCGTCGAGGCCGAGGGCGGCTTCCGCGTGACCGACCTGGTGCGCGACATGGTCGAGTTCAGGGTCCACAACCTGATGAACGGCGGGTCGTACCTCGATTTCCTGGGCGGCGCGGTCGACCTCGTGCTCTGCCGCAACGTCTGCTTCTACTTCGACAAGGAGGCCTTCCGGGCGGTCAACCGCAAGCTGGCCGAGGTCGTGGCTCCGGGCGGTTACCTGCTCCTGGGCGCGGCCGAGACCGTCCTGCACGACTCGGGCGCCCTGCGCCTCGAGAAGCACGGCGCGACCTTCCTCTACCACAAGCCCGAAGGGGCGCCGGCTGGCCTGCCGCCGGACATGCCGGTGCCGCCGGCCGTCCGGCGCGCCGAGTTCCGCCGCGCCACCGGGATACTGGGCCAGCCTGCGCAGCGGCCGTTCCACGGCGGCACCGGGCCGTTGACGCCCTTGCCGTTCCGCGCCGACGTGGAGGAGGAGTTGCCGCCCGAGGAGGGCCGCCTGGGCCAGGCCCTGATACTGATCGACATGGGCGACTATGCGGGTGCCAGCGTGCTATGCCACTCCGCGCTCGAAGAGGATCCGTTCCGGCCGGCCGCGCACTTCCTGCTGGGCCTCGCCCGGCGCCTGCAAGGGTCGTTCCAGGAGGCCGTCCACCAGTTCCGCGCCGCGGCGTACCTGCAGCCCGACGACTGGCTGGCCCCCTTCCACCTGGCCGAGTCGTACCGCGCTCTCTCCCGCCGCGACGAGGCCATCCGGGAGTACCGGAGCTGCCTGGCGCGCATGGAGGCCGGCGGGCCCGAGCCCGCGCCGGCGCTCCTGGGCGGCTTCGCGCCGGAGTACTTCAAGCGGGCCAGCACGCGGCAAATAGAGCGCCTCGAAGCCGGGACCTAG